DNA sequence from the Sulfurimonas sp. HSL3-7 genome:
ATAGAGGCAACCTTGAAGGCCTCTTTCTCGAGAGTGGCTGCGATCGCTTTGGCATCGTCCGCATTGGTGATCGTGAGTTTTGATATCTTCTCGCCCTGATACTGGATCAGATTCGCATCGATATGGGGTGCGAAGACAGTGTCGATACTCCAGTACTCTACCGGGATAAAGGCTTTGATCTCGCGTTCGCGGTCAACAACGATCTTGAGTGTCGAAGACTGCACGCGTCCTGCAGAGAGCCCTTTTTGGATTTTTGAGGCCAGCAGAGGCGAAAGCTTGTACCCGACAACACGGTCCAGAAGACGGCGTGTCTGCTGGGCATTGACCTGATCCATGTTGATCTGGCGCGGGTGCTCAAGGGCGGCATTGATCGCTGTTTTGGTGATCTCGTGAAAGACGATGCGCGGCAGTGTCTCGGGATCCTGCTTGGTCACTTTCGCAATGGCGTGGCCTACGTGCCAGCCGATCGCTTCTCCCTCGCGGTCCTCATCGGTCGCGATGTAGATCGTCTCGGCTTTCTTTGCCAGCTCTTTGATCTGCTTGACGGTTGCGGCATTCTCTTTGGCGACGCTGTACTCCGGCGTCAGCTCTCTCTTCTCTTCATCGACTTTGATTCCGAAACGACTCTTAGGCAGGTCGCGGATATGGCCTTTTGAGGCGATGACTTCGTACTCTTTGCCTAAAAAGTTTTTAATGGTCTTGGCTTTGGCGGGTGACTCGACGACGATGAGTTTCAAATAGTTTTCCTTGTAGGAGGGATCTTTTTAGGAGCCGTATGCAGCCTCTAAAATTGTTTTTCTAATATATAGTATAGAAATAAAAAGTCCGAAAGTGTAGCGAAAAAAATATTAACGCTTAAAAAAGAAGGGCTGTAAGTGCAAATGTTAAGAAGAGAAAAAGCTTTGCCGTCAAAATGTACAGCCTCGATAGCCATAGTGATCAAGGACACTTTCAAGGGTCTCGACGACGGATGCTGCCTCATCCAGGGTTATGAGATGGTGGGCCGGGAGGAGGATCTGGGCTTTGTGGACCTCTTCGGCGCCGAAGAGAGAGATGGCGTCATCTTTGAATGCCGTGGTCTTGTAGACGGGCTTGTTGCCGACGCGTACGGGGATCCCTTTTTCCGTCAGGGCCTGGTAAATATCCTCTTTTGGACAAAAGAGTGCCGGAACCAGCGCGATAGGAAAAAGCGGGTAGGCAACAAGATTTTTGGCTTTTGGCAGCTCCACAAGACGGTTGGATGCGAGTTTTTGAAGATAGAGCGTCTGAACTGCATCGATCTTTGCCAGGACACTTTCGATATCCGACAGAGCAGCCAAGGCAAACGATGCGGTCAGATTGTTCATCGTGCTGTACTCAGAGATACCGGCGATATCATAGTTCCAGAACTTCTTCTGAACATAGCCGCCTCTGCTTTTCAGGCGAAACTCTGCAGCCAGCTCTTCATCGTCGGTCGCGATAAAACCGCCCCTGGCAATAAAAGAGGGCAGAAGTGTCTCCAGGTCAAAAAGGGCTGTTTTGGCACCAGCATACGCTTTGCCTCTAAAGGCCTGCGTAGCGTCTTCGATGAAGAGAAGGTCGTTCTTGTCGGCGAACTCTGTCAGGCTGTCCAGCTCTGCAAGCTGGCCGTGGTTGTGCGAGACAAGCAGTGCCCGGCTGCTTTCGTCTATGTTTTTATGCAAAAAACGGCCTTCGAGTGTGCCGTCGAGTTTAAGATCGCAAAAGCGGGGTTGAAGACAGTGCTTATGGAGAGCTTTAAAGAGGGCGAGCGGCGCATTAGGAGAGCAGAGAACGGTGCTCATCTCGTCGAAGATCGAGAAAGAGAGCGAAAAGGCGCTCTCAACTGAATCAAGCGCGATCACATGGCTGTAGCCAAGATAGGATGACAGGGCATTCTCCAGTGTATTAAGACTCTCGTCCGAAATAGTCTCAGGCCGGGCCAGCGGGTAGTTCGAGGGGTGGCGTTCGATCATTTTGTCTTCTTCTTTGTTATTCCGAATTTTTGGGCACGCACGGTCACTTCGGTCACGGCAGAACCGGGACGCATCTGCAGGATATCTTCAACGATATCAGCGATGTCCGTAGCAAGCAGTTTCTCATCCTCTTTCTCCGAGACCCCGAAACGCAGATCGTCGAAAAAGGCGGTGTCCGTCATGTCCGGGTTGATGGTGAGGACATTCACTCCCTCTTTGCGCACCTCTTCAAAGAGGCTCTGCCCGAAGGCGCGAAGACCGCTCTTGGTGGCACTGTAGAGGGCGGAAAACCTGGACGACCGCAGGGCTTCAATGGAGGTGATGTTGACGATATTGCCCTGGTTGGCCTTGAGTGTGCGAAGCAGCAGGTTGCTCAGCAGGATCGGCGCTTCGAGGTTGATGCGCATCATCGCCGTGATGGTCTCTGTCGAGAGCTCTTCGTGGGGCTCGAACCGTCCGAACCCGGCGGCATTGACAAGCAGGGTGAGCGCGCTTTTGTCCAGAGCAGCGACCGTCTGTTCGATCGCTTCGCTGTCTCGGAGGTCACACGGCAGCGGTGTAAAGTGCGGGTGCTCCAAGGTGGTCTGCGTGACGTTTCTGCTGAGGCCGTAGACCCTGAAGCCCATCTCCAGCAGCCTCTCGGCGATCGCTTTTCCGATACCCGAACTGACCCCTGTCACCAGTGCGCTCTGCATAGTTGTATTTTCCATCATATCTCCCAGGTCCGTATCTTCTCTTTCGGAAAATAGGCGGTGACCTTGGCAACCATTGTCGCCAAAATCTTCTGTTCAACCGCTTTAGAGTAGCTTGCCACCCCGTCATTGACCTCGTAGGGGTAGAAGGCGATGTCGCTCGAATGCATCTTTTTGATCCGTTTGAGGTAGGTCGAACTCATCCGAAAACTGCCTAGAGTGAGCTGGTGGATCTTTTCAGCATCGAGTGTCGCGAAGATCTCATCGACAAATGGCAGGTAGAGCGCTTCGAAATCGTCGTTGTAGATGACCGGGTCGATGCAGAGGCGTACCTGCCAACCTGCCTGCAGAGCCTCTGCTATCGCTTTGAGACGCTGCCTTAGCGACGGGGTCTTATGTTCGTACCTGTCAATGATCACCTGCGGCGAAAGTGTCCAGGCCAGTACGATCTGCGCCGATGGCTCTAAAGAGCGCAGCGGCTTGAAGTTGGCGCTCTTGGTGCGGATCTCAAGGTTGAGATTCGGTTCCCTGCCTGCAAATACGATCCATGCCGCCGAGTGGCCGCTGAGCGATTCGGTGGCGAGGGTGTCGGTGTCGTAAGAGATGGCGACCAGGGTCGGTTTGTCAAGGTGCGGTTTCACCGCCTCGAAGTACGCCTCGATATTGACAAAGAGGACGTTGTTGGCGGAGTTGTACATTCCCTGAAGATAGCAGTAGTCGCAGTCGTAGAGACAGCCGAGAAGCGTCGGGGTATAGAAGAAGTTCTCGAACTCGAACCCGTCGCTGTAGTAGGAACCTTCATAGAGATAGGGGGCTTCGCGTCTGGCCAGGATGAGGTTCTTGCTGCGGCTCTGGATGCGGAAGTCCTGGTTGGGACGGTTAAAGACATCCTTGTAGTGGTCAATCTCGATGATATGCGAACGGGGAAAGCGTGCCATGATCCTCTTCGTCTGCGGGTGATCGATGACGGCACGTTCCACATAGAGGTGGGAAAAGAGTTCACACGGTGAGTGCAGTAATGCAGCGTTCATGCAGACGGTTCCTTTCGAGTTTTGTCAGCTTCTCTTCGACGTTCTGTATGCTCGGCGGCAAAGCCGAGCCGTTCTTTAATTTGTAATAATAACAGGCATCTTCAAAAACGTGCCCCTGGGTCTTGCTGAAAAGCGTTTTGAGCGCCTCGATGCGCTCGAGCTCCTCCTCGTTGAAAAGTGACGGTTTTCGAACAAGATGACTGAGTTCATCTGCGAGATGGAGAATCCCCTTTAGCTGAGCGGCAATCAGTGTTGTTGCCGCTTCTTTGGTGACACGCTCAGGCTCGAAATGGTCCGAGACCACTTTGACAAAGAGCATCTGGTGGCTCTGCATAAAACGCGATGCCGCCTTAAAGACAGCGTGGGCCTCCATGTCGACAGGGTGGGCGTGCTCACTGTCTTTCGCCCCTTCGAGGGTATGCAGCTCCACCTCTTCGAAAGGGTGGTTCAGCAGCATATCGGGATAGTAGGCGTGCTCTTTATGCGTGATCTTGTGGGCGACAAGCGGTGTTCCGAGAGTGTAGCGCGTAGGCGCCGCGCAGATGCCGACATTAAGCAGCAGGTCGTCCTCTTTCGGACGTTCGTGACCGAAAAGCGATGAGGCTGCCATCAGGGCGTTTTCATACCCAACCTGCATAACCAGCAGGCGCACGTTCTCTGCTGAAAACAGCGGATAGGGAAGTGCATTTTCAACCTTTTTGAGTCTGAAATGGTCAATAATAGGACGCGCCTCGGCGCTGAGTGCGGTGACGATGTATAGCATAAACGTATTGTAGCCAATTGCGCAGCCTGAAATATAATTTAGAGACTTAAGCTGTTTTTTTTTCGAAAAGCAATATACTGAAAATTGATATGAATTTAAAGGAGATACTATGAAATTACGTTCAATCGTTACGGCAGGGTTGTTAGGGGCAGGACTACTCACAATGAGCGGGTGTGATTGGTTCGAAGATAAGGCAGAAGAAATAGTTGAGGATGCATTGAAACCGAATGTTATTCATCTTGCAAATGGTCAAACAAGTCTTGTTGAATTTACGATCGAAGGTGATTCCCATTTTGTTGATGGATTTTCAAGTGATATGGTTCCGGTTACTGGGCATGATACGTATACGGTAAATAATACAGTAGTGGATCATCCTGTAGATTTTCCGAAAAATAGTGCGCATCTGTATGCTTTATGTGCTACAGATAATGTTATAACTGACAGCGCAACAACCGGTTCACGACAGATCGAAGTCATAAATCTTTCTAATACAGTAATTGATGCGGGTAGTGGAAAGACAGTTACCGTTACCTTATATAACTCGTCAGATGCAGCTATTGCGTCAGCATCTTTGGCCGGACAAACAC
Encoded proteins:
- a CDS encoding DegT/DnrJ/EryC1/StrS family aminotransferase, which translates into the protein MIERHPSNYPLARPETISDESLNTLENALSSYLGYSHVIALDSVESAFSLSFSIFDEMSTVLCSPNAPLALFKALHKHCLQPRFCDLKLDGTLEGRFLHKNIDESSRALLVSHNHGQLAELDSLTEFADKNDLLFIEDATQAFRGKAYAGAKTALFDLETLLPSFIARGGFIATDDEELAAEFRLKSRGGYVQKKFWNYDIAGISEYSTMNNLTASFALAALSDIESVLAKIDAVQTLYLQKLASNRLVELPKAKNLVAYPLFPIALVPALFCPKEDIYQALTEKGIPVRVGNKPVYKTTAFKDDAISLFGAEEVHKAQILLPAHHLITLDEAASVVETLESVLDHYGYRGCTF
- a CDS encoding SDR family oxidoreductase, producing the protein MQSALVTGVSSGIGKAIAERLLEMGFRVYGLSRNVTQTTLEHPHFTPLPCDLRDSEAIEQTVAALDKSALTLLVNAAGFGRFEPHEELSTETITAMMRINLEAPILLSNLLLRTLKANQGNIVNITSIEALRSSRFSALYSATKSGLRAFGQSLFEEVRKEGVNVLTINPDMTDTAFFDDLRFGVSEKEDEKLLATDIADIVEDILQMRPGSAVTEVTVRAQKFGITKKKTK
- a CDS encoding spore photoproduct lyase family protein is translated as MNAALLHSPCELFSHLYVERAVIDHPQTKRIMARFPRSHIIEIDHYKDVFNRPNQDFRIQSRSKNLILARREAPYLYEGSYYSDGFEFENFFYTPTLLGCLYDCDYCYLQGMYNSANNVLFVNIEAYFEAVKPHLDKPTLVAISYDTDTLATESLSGHSAAWIVFAGREPNLNLEIRTKSANFKPLRSLEPSAQIVLAWTLSPQVIIDRYEHKTPSLRQRLKAIAEALQAGWQVRLCIDPVIYNDDFEALYLPFVDEIFATLDAEKIHQLTLGSFRMSSTYLKRIKKMHSSDIAFYPYEVNDGVASYSKAVEQKILATMVAKVTAYFPKEKIRTWEI